TGTAATTAATGGGATTTTATAGCTATTGTGAAAAAAATCTTGACAAGTCTTACATAATTGTTGATATTGGCGTTCTTGCGCTCCGGGCATTGTCCGACGAAGTGTCCAAATGCCCCACAGGCATAGCAGGATCCGGGCTCCCTCTTTGGCTTGAGACACTCCCTGGCGAAGTGCCCTTTGGAGTTGCAATTGGCACAACGTAAGTCCTTATTGGCTGCACCTCCTCCAGTAAGGCGCTTTGATGAACTGCTCCCTGTTTTGTGCTTCGGCAGACGGACTTCCGAGAAAGCCCGCAGAATTTGCATCGGCTCGGAGAAACACTGTATGCGCGCCTGGTTGCGCAACGCTGGTGCTGGGATTCCTTCAATGATGTTTTCCAGGAGCTCCTCTAGATCGATGTTGATGTCGTTGGCCAGCATCACCTTGTCCTCGAAGTAAACAGCAAATTTCTCATCCGGATGCCATTCGCGTTTTTGAAATGCGTTCCTCAGTTCCCCTTTTGACATCTTGACCTCGAATGTCAAGATTAACTGTTCGCACAGCTGGTCGGTCGATTCTAGGATGCGTGTGGCGCTTGCGTGCAGCCAGCGCTGTGCGTTTCCTTTTAGTTTGGCAATTAGCAGCATGTGCATGCATCCGTCGTCCAAATTGTAAATCTTTCCGATGTTCTGAAGCTGCGTGACCCAATTGCGCGCACATAAGCCGCCGTCAAACTCCATCGTTACCTCTTTTGCCAAGGCAAGTGATGTTGCAGGAGATTCCAGAAGCTTGTTTACATTCCGACTCTGGTGCTGAACAACACTACCAACGGTTTCTTTTCCAACACTGGTATGTCCCATATCGATGTTACCGGCGGCGATAGCCACCTTGGTGCTGTTAACATTGTCGTCGGTGCTGTTAGCGCATATGTTAACATTGCCGTGGTTtccgttgctgttgttctcgATGACGTCATTGATCTGGCGAGCATGAGCAGACTTGCTCTTGTTCGCGTCGTCGATATTCGCTTGGATCCTCTGCAGCACAGCCATGTTTGCCTCTATCTCGTCCCGAAGCTTTTTTAGAGTGGCTCTCTCTGCATCCACCAACGATAGCTGATCCAGATCGAGGTTCTCCGGGGATTCTGACTGTAATGACTGCTCGTCGAACGGGATCGTGCGTGTGTTTCCACcctgtggctctctctgctTTGGCCAGGCTGCAGCTCCATCCAATTCCTCCACCTCTTCTGCTGCTGATCCGTTATTTGGCGGTGAATCGCCACGCGTTTCTGGGGAAATGGCCTGCAGACGCACTATTAGTTCCGCTTTTGTGCCGGAAGTCTGGCGTCCAAGAGCTTCCAACCGCTTCTTTAGTTGGAGCACTGATAATTGATTCCATTTAGTGTCAGGCATAGTGGGTAATGACCACTTCTGATGTTGTGGACgccgaaaaatgaatatacGCACTCaatcttttaaataatttcacaatCCCTTTATTTGACTTTTCCCTTTAAGCACACGCCACCGAATGCCGCGTCTCGCGTATTTCTCTTTTCTTATGCTCTCTGAAGTGTGTATGCGTTTGTGagtgagctaggtatacattcttatctcttaatgctagcttataagtaagagcgagataacaataatattcttattcctAACGGGGATATGATCGTATGATACTAAATGGTACAGTGGGCCTTATGAGTGTTCATCCTACCAcaatatttcgtctattgtcaataaggccaggggtgtgcttggttttataaaaaggtggtctaaggaatttgataacccttacttgactaaaaccttatttatttcgttagtccgtccgattctcgagtacggatcacctgtttagagtccacaatacgcagtccactcggaccgcattgaatcggtccaaaaaaattcttactttttgccttgcggcgcctaaattgggatgcaaaccgtatattacctccttattccagtagactacttttaattaatttaccttccctagctaaccgtagaactatgcttggaacagtttttatttgtaagcttattcgtggtgatgttgagagtccgaatttgattagtcggcttatcttctcggttccaagtagattcactagaagcTATATACCACTTATCTTAAATCgttgtagatctaactatgagtAGCATGACGCTTACAGAGTATTAtattctgactataatagactttatcctattatttGTAATCTTGTCTCTCTGCCGCtcttaaagcaatcaattttaacttttttagtacataattagatcctactaacaatGATATTTATTACAGTTATGTTATTATTTAgttacattatttattattatttattactttatgTTCATTTCCTCGTCTCTGTACTCTTTTCTATGACTcgtctatcttctcgcgaatcgagccgtacgatacacggcagcgcccctcggtcggttgggcgggaggtgtggccgtgggacccgtgcgaaaaaaaaaataaataaataaggtttttaACGCATATAAATGTATGTTGGCGTCTTTTCGATTTTATATGATGAACTTGGGCTTCAATTTTGCACTTAAACTTGACTATTAACTGGAGCTCTGTAAAAAACACGTCCGTCGGGGTGGAAGTTCAGTtaaatttttgatataaatttggtgggacgaacacacGAAATATTCTGAGCTAGCCGTACGTATCACGTAGCGAGAAGACCAATTAAAATCAGTTCGTTATTTCTGGCGTCCGGCAGTATAGAACAAAAAGTAGTATTTGTAGAAGTTGGTTCTACCACCTTAAAAAGGAGGAATTCATATATGTGGCACAGAGGTTTGCATACAGTTGTCTGGAAGAACAGAAGACATGCGAAAGACCCTGGCTGAGTATTGCGCAGGAATGGAAAATGACTCTAAGCCCGCAGCAATCTGGACAGAATTAGAAGCAGCATATCCAGATAAGCCAGACCCGAGAATAAAGCTGACGAACCCCGAAAGTTGAATGCTAAATAGCCAGTATCCCTCGAACCAAATTCCGTGAGAAGATAATTTGCGAAATCCAACCAACGGATATGCAATGTACGTGAATCGTCATGCCACATCCGTGCAGCACCTCGAAGACTTGTGGATATAGCCATTAGGAGAAGCTCTTCATCCCAATGGTAAACGTCAATGACTTTATTGGCGCGATCAATAAACTTTTCTGCCGTGAGAAATTTGTCATTCATTGGGTCAAACTCAGGTAGCGTATCTGCAATTTCTCTAATGGGAGCGGTACGCTGTGGCACCTCTGTGATGTTTGGTGAAGTCGGAACGTTTTTGACTGTAGGGCTGTCTATAGTCGGAGGAATATGCAACAATCCTGTGTTCATCGTTGCATATATTCACGAAGGTCGTTCATCTCGAGTTGTAATTGCTCCGTAGTTGCAAACTTTATTTCATCACAATTTTCGTGTTCGATCAAACGAAGAATAAGATCCTCTCTGCTTCCAGACGTGGAAAGACCTCGTTCTCGCAGAAGACGCTTCAAGTGCTTCACTCGTAATTCGTTAGTTTTCgtaattttccttttttttgttacTGCGCTGTTCCACTGGAGTCACGAAAGAACAATAAACGAATTTCACATATGGTGCATAACAAATGGCTTTGATCGTAAGTTATGCCACTTCTGAAAATTGTAAGCGTAGTCGTTGGTTCGAAACTATTGTTTAAATGAATAGGCAATTCCATTATAAGATGGCTTGTATTTGTTTATTCGTAAGGAACAGACGTATCGCTAGATTCGTTATATACGTTGGCCTGCATGGACTTTGAACAGATCGTGGCGCGTCGTTTCCTTTCGAGATCTTCGATATGGTTCGTAATATATATCGTATTGGACTTATCGTAAGTATTACAAGTATTTATCTTCTTACAAACGTTTCAAACAATTGGTCGTTGCAGCTCAGGGCGGTtagtgaggagtcttaaatcTCCCCACAAATCCGGGTGCACGGGAGCGTCCTAGCATCAGCGAAGAGGGCTGGAATGCAATAAGAGTCAAGGGCCGTGTCCGAGTCCGAGCGAGCCGTGCGCAAAAGGGGAAatccctgcggcctataaagAAAATACGCAAGCGCGTGCCCCCATAACATTCTAAGCCCATTCCAAGCATGTGGTATGTTGTCAAGGACGACGCGGGATAACGAAGGAAAGACGACGAAGGAGTAACGCCGCGCGGCAGACGGCGAGGACTGTATGAGTCCATTGTCGAAGTAGTCTGACAATAAAGCTATTCTTGTCTGAAACTCTGTCTTCTCCTTGTTTgagcaatcacacaaatcataaatttcgttggacaaacacacaaactcaccgagctagccgctgcaactCCAGAACCAGGAAAACAGTTCGTTAAATATCTCTTATTCAGTACGATTTATTCGATGTTTTTACCTCACATTTACACATTGTTCAAAACATAATTTTAGTAGCAAATAGGTTATACTGAGGAAAGTATTATCCACaaagatatatttttttaaccAATTTTGCAGCTAATAAATCTTTTCCCTAACATGAAAACTCTTTACTTTGACAATGAAGGGTGAATGAACTCGGAAGCCATACGAGTCATCCTAAAAAATAGGTTCAGTGTACAGGTCTCGATTTCGCCTTCTTTGCACGGCACATTTAATGGCCAAGTTGAGAGATTTTATACCACCATAGCAGTGTTGGCTCAATAAATAATCCTTTAAGATGAAACCACTCACTCAATCGgtttaatttacaagtgcaaGCAAACGTTTTTGCTGAATGCGCATATATGTACGAGAGTTGAAGATGCATACAGATAAAGTAACAAAATATGagttcgctcgaaaatatacGTGCAATTgtttttggatttaaattcaacaaaaacaaattaatgtacaaattaaaattcataaCGCAAACAGAATTAGAAATGCAAAGTTGAACCTTCAAgcaatgtaatttatttttgtacgCCATATGTTGAGTGTTTACACTCCTTGCTGCGTAGCGCAGGCTCAGTTTAGACGTTCGTCGCATTAATAAAAAGGCGATTCCTTTCACTTGTAACTCAGTTGATAACCAGAAACTGCACCGAAAACTATGTATGTTGGCGGATAGTACAACTCTGTAAGGCAGCCAAAAATAGCTAGCGCATTGTTCCTCTATGTTCAGAATTATTTTTTCAGGACTCTAGTCATCTTTGTGGGTACGTCTGTAGTACTTATTTCGGTTTCGTCttcaagtttaaattaaaagtaaattcagagaagtcaacaaagcgaattcccgttttcgcaaggcaaattttcggaggctaaacaattttatagctggctttaattggcccgatctttactcctgcaacataatggcggatacgattaatatgttttataccgcaattaaatcattttttgactcttgtgttccgatgtactatccgtcaatctctaaacctccttggtttaataaggagttgacacacctaagaaatgtaaagtccagactctatataaaatttaaaaaattaaaaaaaatttaaaaataaaagtccatcctttgtaaatatttaagcgctcggttaatgCTCAGTGTGCTTAatgtgcttaatgctcagtgctacaaaaattatttacaccgttgtaagttccagtttgcacaggatgcGAAACAGTtgtataatttcgttagcactaagcgaaaaacaagttcttacccttcctcgctattttttgaaaacactacggttacatcggatcaggcaatagccgatctattcgccaagttttttcaaacaacatattcaactttacctcattccgaacagccatactcttatttggtatctaagtcgaatctaatatactgccccactataaacgaaagctcactgcttagcgatcttcagcgtgttaaaccagtctattcgccaggttccgatggaatccctggctgtgtgctcagattctgtgcggaagcattgtgcaagcctctactgaaactgtttaccttatctctagaatcttcacaattccctcatatatggaaggagtcctttgtgattcctcttcacaaaaaaggcagcaaactggatgcaagcaattacagacaTCTctaattgtcggctatcccaaaacttttcgaaaatgttatctctcctcatttgcagcacctttgtagatcaatcatatcaccgtgtcaacacggttttataaaacgcagatctacaaccactaacctcttggagctaactccttcgtaatacagggtttcaaaaataatcttcaaacagatgtcatctacacagattttagtaaagcattctcggttccaagtagattcactagaaactatatacctcttattttaaatcattgtagatcttattatgagttgcatgacccttacagagttttatgttctgactataatagactttatcctattatctgtaatcttgactctctgccgctattaaagcactcgattttatcttttctattacataattagatcctactaacactaatatttaacatagttaattcacattatattcatttcctcgttcctgttctcttttttatatcgcgtctatatcttctcgcgaatcgagccgtacgatacacggcagcgcccatcggtcggttgggcgggaggtgtggccgtgggacccgtgcctGTTTGCACGagaaatttattaattaaaatttttgttgTGTAAATTTGGACTCTGATAAGTTGTCTTGGGGTTCGGATTGGATTCCGATACCGCAATGGTTGGTGATCGATAAAGATGTTTATTTCTTTCACGTAAAGGTAGTGGCTCAAGTTCAATTTCACCGTTGACGATGTCAGCTGCTCCCATGGGATACTGTTACAATTTGGCATGGGCACCTCGTCAATTGTCCGGATGGTggctttttttgttttgtttactctctcTTTCGTGCGTTTTTCGCAgtgctgtttggtgttgttttggTGTGCACATAAGCTGCAGTGTGCACCCACTTTCTCTCACTTCCACACAAAATCCAAAGTTCTAAGCGTGCAAACTGTCTCTTGTAcatttaacagctcgcttgctAGATTCTTATTTGTGTATTTGTACAGTGCACTGTAGTCCagaattcgatttttttggcataaagtctaaAAATTGATCTACAGACTTGAAACTTtgttcattttgttgttaaatCACAAATAGTTTACACACAAAATTTGGTTTGTGCGACCACTCCCATATTAACTACTGGTATGACTCAGGAGTCAacgaaatttcattattttattttatttttaataaaagtgTGTATATTGttgctttaaaaataatcgCCCTCTTCTTCTAGTTCTACATTATAAATTTCCGAATCTGAACTCGAATCAGAATGTGAATCGAATATTTTGTCTGATGGATCAGGTTTAAAATTAGACTGTATTTCCAAAGATTTATTATTGCCTTCGGAAGTGGTTTTTTCCTATCTTTTCCCTCTCTTTCTTTTAAACATCACTTCATTATAGGGCGGATATATATCGATGTTatggcttttatttaaaagccTGGTGCTTTATATTGCAGTTTTGTCAGCGTGTTTTCCAGTAGATAAGCTAGAGCTTCATTTGGTGAAAGAGGAGTTGGTTCTTGCCATTGAATTTGCATCCTCGATTCGCTTGGAAATTCTGGTGTTTTTAAAGTTTCTTTAAGATCAAAGGCCAAGTCCCTCTTGCATTCTTTTCTAGCAGAAACATTTGCTGCATGAATCAAAAGACTTGTATCGTGATCACTTTCACTTGCCAGATTGGATGCCAGTTTCCTTTTTAATCTTTCTTTTGCATTTTGGTAAGATAAGTTTCGGCGTCCCATTTGCTGGGGTGTTAATGAGCTAATCATAAATTGGATTTATGCATTTCTTGTTGTGTGGTTTTTCTCCCCACAAGCTCCACCACTGACCACTGCTGTGCAAACTTCCGATTTGTTGGATGTCATTGAGAGATTTTCCTCACACCTCAAGCTGTTCGCTTATATGTTCCGCTTTAtatgaaaatgcaaataaaagaGTATAGTATTGGAAGAAACTCTGTCAGCGACTGAATATAATGAATATTTTCATAAGATTATTGAAATAGTTCAAAAGTACGAGTGTCAAATAGATATTAAAAAGGTTCATATAGGCTTTAAAGTTGGGCCAAGTCTTCGGCGATTGAACTCATTCATTCCTACATCTTACGATGCTAAGTTCTCTTTGCTGATGACGAAACCCTCCTTCCAGCCGGCAAGTTCACCACTGTGCAGCCTCGCGACATTCTTCTTGTTAGGTTTAAGTTCGTCTTGATCATCCCGTGCGCCGATAAAGTGaattaaaaacaagagagTATGTTCTCCccgactattagatacccgttactcagctagtctGAATGAGAATGccaaatttcataatttttcttggATTGCGATatatattggggaataaaatgagaaaaaattttaaaattgttcaaaagtgtgggcgtgacggGCTTGGAGTCCTTAGGGCgttaaagtgggcgtggccaagagttttttgcaaatcgatagaaactTACACGACTAagaaaattgtgaaaaaatatcaaaacagtTTGAATGGGCGTGgaaacatgggtcaacaaattcccgctgcgtctttgtctctaaaATCTGCaagctgaatctcaaccttctagcttttatagttcctgaggtCTCGACTTTCATActgacatggctagatcgaatCGGCTAGTgataaagaatatatatactttatatagtcctTCTGCCTTTTGCATACTTTATAACGTATCTGGTATACCCCtaactctacgagtaacggttATAAAAACATAACTTTGGTTAGTTCATATATCAGGGATCACGCAAAATAATGATACAATTTCAGATAAGGTTAAAGTACAAGATCAGATTGAACCTTTTAAGTTCAGTGCGGATATGGCAAACgacagcagcaaaaaaaatagaagACATCAAAGATGACAGCGATGGTGCAGCACGTACCGAGCAGCGTGGCAGAGGAAGACCAAGATTGATCCGGACTGAAGGGGAGACGAGCGAAGTAGTACAATTCAGTCATCATGGTAACAAATGAACAACGGGTACCCCGAACTGTTAAAAACGCTTCTGCCAGCGAAAACACTGATGAGTGGCTTGCGGCAACGCAAGATGAGTACAActcgcaaaaaaaaatgagactTGGGATATGGCAGACTTTAACCTGTATGGATTTAAACAGTCTGGTCAAATGGTGGAATTTAAAGGTAGACGAGATGTTACAACGAATAAGTTTTACTTCGTGCGAAAGCGAACCATGCTTGTGTATGAAAAAAGGGTCAATCACCAACACAATAGCAGTTTATGGTCTTATGGTCTGCTGTTTAGACCTTGGTGAGTTAAAGCAAGTAATTTATAATCATTCCAGATTGTTGATAAGGGGCCGATACACCAATTTATTGGTATGAGTATTGACGAGTTGGGTCAACTGGAGCAATTACTATAAATCAGCATGAGGAAAGCAAGCAGCAGACTTCAGTGGCATTGAGTATCACAAAAAATGCTCTTCTTGACTttccaatataaatattaagtacTAAAAAATGTGTATTACAAAGAGAAGCTTTTACtatatatagtaacatatctacacccacaactccccaatCACAGCCACgcacactattgtaaacaatcacacacacacattaatgtctaagtacgaaatgtattcaaagatcgagagcccttcgattatgcttagctttcatctacgcacagcaaagtgcaaaagtccgaagtccaaagtctagactctggggcgagccaatgtccacgtcccctaaacattccatcacttggcgagccaactgaaataacaaaaacttccgcccacacaatcgtctcaggattctcaaattactcctattattcggggctcctctcttaacgggagaatagacgttgataactttattctcttaaacttcgctcttaagctatcccaatccgcctatataaacccaaacatgtccccatacaccagttcagttctgagtacgttatcaatcgcgataacactgctaagcccacttcaacctcgaagtccattatccaacctagtgataatccaaaggctctagttcttcctttactggaaataataaaacgtttaataataaataaaataacctcctgtgttcttttttttattaaacactcggtctgaattcgtaaatatatagatataattTAAGTGCTACAAATTTAGTTCATTTAGTTAAAAACCCAGCTTATCATGCAAGATCTAAACATAAAGATATTCGTTGAAATTATTTACGAGAAATTTATAGTGCAAATTTAATTGATCTTAAATATTGTCCTACTGAAGATCTGGACCTTCTAACAAAAACTTTTGTTACGTAAGGCATGAAAAATGCACACATTTCCAAAAGTGATGGCAAATCAGTGTCCTATGATTATGGATATTCATTTGATTAATACAAGTCGTGCTCTGTGCCTAATATGATATAACTTATCGAACTAATAGAAACGTTTTTGTGAAGTCTCAGCGAAACATTATTTATTCTTTCCTCGCATTATTACGCTGTGCACACCCATTTAGGGAAGTTAAAGTTGAAATCGATTGTTGGGACTTGCAAATTGTGTTACAACCAACGGGAAACGACATGTACATTGTTTTAAACGTCCATCAACTAGCTTAATGGCTATAACACGCTataataaattttgatttaaaaaaaataaatatcaaaatagTGAAAAACATTACCAATTAAGCAATAACAATTTCTGCTTTAGGACTCGAAAAACATTTCGTGGTTGTCTAGACATCGCCTTGGTGTCTTCGTTTGAGCGTTATTCTTGCCGTGAGGTTAGGCAAGGAGGCTTCCGGCCTTAAATAGCAGAATTTTGTTTTCAAGGCCTAGTTTGCTCGTTGGCTTGAACAGTTGAGCTTCCTAAGCTTGGAAAGACATGTGGGTGTTGTTTTAGTATGCTGTTTCCAGTTGAGCCACTTGTCCAGGAACAAACCCCTGGGAAGATTGGGGAAGGTAGTGTCGTCGGCATAGGTTGTCAAAAGAGTGCCTGGTTTATTAAAACAAGGCAAATCTTAAGTGAACAGCGTATTTCACAATGGATCCCGGACACTTCCTTGAGGAACGCAGCAAAAACACATTTTATGTTGGTCTTTTCCTGTCTCACCACGGCCATGAAGCTTCTATTAGTCGGAGTGTAGCTATTTCCATTTATAAAGTAAGATATCATACCACTAGCGGTTAAGAGCTACCTTGACGTCAACGAAAAATGCAGAAAAGGAACTGTTGTTTTCAAAAGCATTCAATGTGTTTTGgaccagagaactgcaaggGTGGCATTTTTTTTCGACTCAGACCCAACAATTTTGGATGCGGGTGCCACCCCCCACGCACATCGCGTGGGTACAATCGGTACCACCCACCAAGCCTCAGAGGAGCAGTTCATCGCTCCACTAAACCCGGCGGTCACATCACTGTTGCAAACAAACTAGAACTGCCGCAACAGCATTTCGCGGAATTAAGACACAAAGCACATTCTTGTAAACATTAGCTTAAGCTTTTATTTGTTCAATAAAATACAGTTAGTTCATTTTTGGACCTCGAAGAGAAAAGTAGCTTGTCTCATTCTTTAAAAATACTTGGGATCTGATTTAAAACCTACAGAAATATACCCATATTTGGACGTGATTAAAACACTTGAGAGGGACACTCACACCAGCTGCAGGAGGGACTGGTAACTCGCGCACCCGAATCAATACGGCACTCTGCGTCGCCGGTGCCGATCATACTCGCCACTCATAACGGAGGATAAAGAAGGCAAACAGTCAGAAAAAGGAGAGGagcctaaaaagggatgagTGACAAAAACACTCATGGGTTTACCGTTAAACACatgggtgtttccaaaaatacttgGGTGTCTTGTAGACAGTCGAGTCAAagacaagatgcgtaacgccatacgattttttgcacacgattttttcggcgtggctctaaaggtggctccaggctctctcgaatttttgttcaagAGCGAGAGGGCGGGAAGAGCTCACGCATTGTacatttgacaaaatatgcccttcatctTAGAAGTTCCTAgactttaaataatttttgatcaattggcaccatgtaaaaattcttgttttgcattgccttaacattattgttttgttttttactaTGCACTTACTAGAACTTACAAGCACTTAGGATTCAGTATAATTTGGAGGAAAAGGTCACAATATAGGCAGAAACATCTGATTTCGTTATGAATAAGTTGCCTATAAACATAAAGGAAAAAGTGTTATTTGGAGCATTTTATGTGACACTTTAAGGGAAGATGAAACAGTTCTGGACTGATGGCTTTTCTGCAGTCAATGCCAGAAAGTGCTCAAATTTTTACA
This genomic stretch from Drosophila mauritiana strain mau12 chromosome 2L, ASM438214v1, whole genome shotgun sequence harbors:
- the LOC117141067 gene encoding uncharacterized protein LOC117141067, producing the protein MPDTKWNQLSVLQLKKRLEALGRQTSGTKAELIVRLQAISPETRGDSPPNNGSAAEEVEELDGAAAWPKQREPQGGNTRTIPFDEQSLQSESPENLDLDQLSLVDAERATLKKLRDEIEANMAVLQRIQANIDDANKSKSAHARQINDVIENNSNGNHGNVNICANSTDDNVNSTKVAIAAGNIDMGHTSVGKETVGSVVQHQSRNVNKLLESPATSLALAKEVTMEFDGGLCARNWVTQLQNIGKIYNLDDGCMHMLLIAKLKGNAQRWLHASATRILESTDQLCEQLILTFEVKMSKGELRNAFQKREWHPDEKFAVYFEDKVMLANDINIDLEELLENIIEGIPAPALRNQARIQCFSEPMQILRAFSEVRLPKHKTGSSSSKRLTGGGAANKDLRCANCNSKGHFARECLKPKREPGSCYACGAFGHFVGQCPERKNANINNYNAS